The Candidatus Binataceae bacterium genome segment TCGTACGGTTCAGCTGGCCAACAACCTGCGCTCTCAGAATATTATCGTATACTCGATTGGCTTGGGCAGTGCGATCAACAAATCATTTCTTCAGCAGGTCGCTAATGATCCCGCCAGTTCAACATACAATGCCAGCCAGCCAGTGGGAGAGGCCGTGTTTGCGCCTACCTCTGCCCAGCTGGATTCTGTCTTCAACGTGATCGCATCAAAAATTCTTCTCCGCTTGACGCAATAAAACGTTGCAAGTGCCCGATTGTAACGGTCCCTACGTGAGGTGAGCACCCTCGTGCCCTTGTGCAAAAGGGGAGATATGAAGCCTTTTATGCAAAGAAAGCGCGCATCGCGCAGGACGTCGTAGCCTCAGACCTTGAATTGCTCGATGCGGAGGTTCTGCTTAAGAAATTAGGACCCCGGACTGCTCGCCAGCGCACCCCGAAGAGACATTAGCCTCCAAGGAATTCTGACTGGCGCTAATCGGCAATTCCGACCGACTCGTTCGGACAGCCAGAGCATAGAAGATCCCGGGGATGCGCGCAGAGGCGGCTGGTGCCGCTTTTAATAGGCGGGCAGCGGCGCGCGCTCTGCACGGAGCGCGCGCCGCGCCAACCCGTCAGCAATCCCCGCCCCGCGCAGCTGGTCGCGCGCGGCGTCGAATGCCTAGGCCGTCGCGGCCAGCGCCTCCGCATGCGCCACTGGCTCGGGCTTGCCCGAAGCGCCGAGCGGCACGGATCCGGGGCTGCGCTCGAACGGATCCTTCAGGCCGAGCATCCTGGCATGCTCGCGCAGCGGTGGAATCACCTCTTCGGCGATCAGCCTCATGCTGGTGCGGCGCGCCTCAGTCGGGATCGGCCCGTCGTTCTGCCAGAACGCAAAGATTCCGGGCCGCAGCACGTCGAGAATGTGCTTGAGCTTGGGAATCACGGTCTTGGGCGTGCCGACAATGATCTGGTTGTTCTTCTGCGCACTCTCGTATCCGGCGTAAATCGCCTTGCGCAGGCCCTCGACATCGACTTCGCCCTCGAGCGATTGGAACAGCGCGGGGCCGTTGGGATTGTTCGGATCGCTGAACTGGCGCGCCATCCGCCGCGTCGCCTCTTTCGAGTTATATCCCGGCGGGAACATCCACTCGCCGCGCGCGAAATGCGTCAGTCCGCCTCCGTAAAGATCCATCTTGCCCAGTTCCTGCGCCTTCTCCTCAGTCTCGGCGAGGAAGACCTTCTGCAGGTAGCCGAAATTCTCGGTACCGGCCTGGTAGCCCTCCTTAGCCGCCGCCTGCGTGTACAGGTTCCACATCTCGACCGTCGGTTCGAGGTAGGTCGCGAGCGCCAGGTACGGATACCGGTGCTTGGCGCACCACAAAAGCGTCTCGGGGCTCACCAGCCCGGGAATCCAGATCGGCGGACGAGGCTTCTGGATCGGCAGCACCCACGGATTCACGAAGCGGTAGTGGAAGTGCTTGCCCTCCCATCGGAACGGACCCGGGCGCGTCCACGCCGCGATCACGAGGTCGTGCGCCTCATTGAAGTATTCGCGGTTGTACGCCGGGTTGGCGTTGTTGGCGAGCTGCTCGCTGCCCGCGCCGCGCACCCATCCGGTGACCAGCCGTCCGCCCGAAATCATATCGATCATCGCCAGCTCTTCGGCCAGGCGCAGCGGGTTCGCGACCACCGGCAGCGGATTGCCGAGGAGCACGATACGCACCTTCTTGGTGATGCGGGCGAGGATCGAGGCTTCCATGTCCATCACCGCGCCCATGCAGAAGGGCGTGCCGTGATGCTCGTTGAGCATCACTCCGTCAAAGCCAAGCTCCTCGGCGATGACCTTGTCGTCGAGGTATTCGTTGAGCAGCTTCGCGCCCTTGGCCGGGTCGAAGAAGCGGTTAGGAACCCCGAAGAAGCTCTGGATCTTCAGAACCTCGTCTTCGGGAACGTCGAGGTACGGCCGTTCAGTGAAATACATTATGTGCATATGAAGCCCTCCGTTTCCGCTTTGTGAGCTCTACTGCCCCCTGCATTTCCTGACTGTATATCTACTTCAAGCGCGGGCGCGGCCATCATTCCGCCGTTCGCCGCGATTGAATACTATGCTCCCAACGCCTCCATCGAGCCGATATATTCCGGCTTGCCCGTCGGACCGAGCGGCCTCGCTCCTGGCGTGCGCTCGAACGGGCCGAAGAGGCCCAATTCCTTGCCAATTTCGCGCATCTGCGGGATGACCTCGGTGCCGAGCAACCGCAGACAGGTCATCCGATCGCTGGCCGGCGCCGGGCCGTCGAGCCAGAACGAAAAGATTCCCGGCCGCAGCACCGACAGCACCTTCCTGAGCTTGGGGATCACGGTCCTTGGCGTCCCGACGATAATTTGCAGACTGTCTTTCGACCCGTCGTAAGCCTCATGGATCGTCTGGCGCAGCGCGGTCAAATCCTCCGTATGGTCCTGCGAAACGAACGAAAGCCCCGGCGTGTTGGGGTTGGCGTAGAGGGTGGAGAGACGCCTGGTCGCAGCTCGGGAGTTGTAGCCCGGCGGAAACATCCACTCCGGCCGCGCGAAGTGCGAGAAGCCGCCGCCGAAGAGGAAGTGGCGGCCCATCTCGTCGGCCTTCTCTTCGGTTTCGTGCACGAAGATCGGTTGCAGATAGCCGAAATTCTCTGTCCCCGCCTGATAACCCATCTCCGCCGCACGGTCGGTGTACATGCGCCACATCTCGAGTGTCGGCTCGAGCATCGTGGCCAGCGCGACGTACGGGTATCTGTGTTCCGCGCACCATCGCACCGTCTCCGGGCTGATGAGGCCGGGGATCCAGATTGGCGGATGGGGTTTCTGCATCGGCAGCACCCACGGATTCACGAAGCGGAAATGAAAGTGCTTGCCCTCCCATCGGAACGGACCCGGACGCGTCCATGCCGCGATCACGAGGTCGTGCGCCTCGTTGAAGTATTCGCGGTTGTAGGCCGGATTGGCGTTGTTGGCGAGTTGTTCGCTGCCCGCGCCGCGGACCCATCCGGGCACCAGCCGCCCGCCCGAAATCATGTCGATCATGGCCAGCTCCTCGGCGAGGCGCACCGGGTTGGCGGCGACCGGCAGCGGATTGCCGAGCAGTACGATCCTGACCTTCTTCGTGCAGCGCGCGAGCACGGCCGCCTCGACGTCCATCACCGCCCCCATGCAGAAAGGGGTGCCGTGATGCTCGTTGAGCATCACGCCATCGAAAGTGCCGAGTTCGTCGGAATAGATTTTCTCGTCGAGATACTGGTTAAGAAGCTGCGCGCCCTTTTGCGGGTCGAAGAACCGGTTGGGCACACCGAAGAAGCTGCGCAGCTTCAGCACTTCATCCTCGGGCACGTAATGATAGGCCCGTTCGGTGAACCACATTATGTGCATTTCGAGCTTCTCCGGGGCCTCAGCCCAGAAAGGCGCGCACCTGCTTCAAAAATTCGGCCGGCTGCTCGGCTCCCGGATAGTGTCCGCAATTGTCGATAGTGACGACCTTCGCGCCCTTGATCGAACGCTGATAGACCTCGGCCGCGCTGAGCGGCACCACCTGATCCTGCTTGCCCCACAGGAGCAGCGTCGGCAATCCGTCGATTCCCTCGAGCAGATGCGGCAGACTCGGATTGAACATGTACGGCGCCCAGGCCAGGCGCGCGGTCTCCGCGCGCGCCTCTTCCCACGCTTCGTACTGCTCAGGCGTCTGCTCGCCGCCGAACAGTTTCGTGAAATCCGGCTTCTGGGGATCGTGCGCTCCGCGAGTCAGATAGGCCCGCGCTGTCACCGTGAACAGGTCCATGATCTCGCCCTGCGGCGGACGCACGCCGGTCGGCGCTACCAGGATCATTTTGCTGAATTGAGCGGAGTTGGCGGCTGCCATTTCGGCCGCGATCCATCCGCCGAGCGAATGGCCGAGCACGTCAACCGGCCCCAGCTTCTGCTCGCGCACGTAGCGCTGGTAGAAGCCGGCGAGGTCGCGGATGCTGGTGATCCAGTCGGCCATCGCGGTCTTTCCGAATCCCGGATGAATCGGCGCCAGCAGCGTGCGCTCCTGGGCCAGCGCCGAGTTCCACGGCGTCCATCCCGGCCATCCCAGTTCGCCATGCAGGAGCAGCAGGGGCTTGCCCTTGCCGCCCTTGACGATCACCAGTTCGGTATTACCGACGCGGACCTTCTCTTCGGTCCATTCCTTGTCTGCCATCGCGGCCTTCTCCAGGTTGTATTTCGTTGTGTTCGTGGCGTCCGATGCGGAACCACAGTTCCCCCGACCGGTCCGCCCGTGCAAAACCAGCTTTAATACAGCGCCATCGTATTTGCCACCGGCGCGGGCCGTTCCGATGCGGCGGCCGCCCCCGTAAGGTGGCCTACAACGAGGTATCAGCGAAAGCTATAATCTCGGCACGGATGGCGACGCGCCCGAAGGAGCGGGGAACGGGCTGAAGATGAACGACCTGGCGCAAGCGCGCGAACGGATGGTGGTCGAGCAACTCGAGCGCCGCGGCATTTGCGACCCCCGGGTGCTCGCCGCGATGCGCATGGTCGAGCGCGATCGCTTCATCCCGACCCAATACGCCGCGCAAGCCTACGACGACGAGCCGTTGCCAATCGGCGCGGAGCAGACGATCTCCCAACCCTACATGGTTGCCCTGATGTGCGAGGTCGCGCGGCTTGGCGGCGGCGAGCGTGTGCTCGAGGTTGGCACCGGCTCCGGCTATGGCGCCGCGGTGCTCGCGCGCCTGGCTGCCGAGGTCTATTCGATCGAATCTCTGCCGGCATTGTATGAGCTGGCGCACGCCAGGCTCGAGGCGCTCGGGTTTGCCAACGTTCATCTCTGCTGCCGCGACGGCTCGGAGGGATGGCCGGAGCAAGCTCCGTTCGACGCGATCGTCGTGACCGCCGCGATGCCCGGGATCGCCCGTCCGCTGCTCGAACAGCTAAAGCCCGACGGACGGTTGATCGCGCCGATTGGCGAAGCCGACCTGCAAACCCTCGTGCACATCAGCCGCCGCGGACAGTCCTGGAGCGAAGAATATTTCGGCGAATGCCGATTCGTGAAGATGACCGGGCGCTACGGATTCGGGATGCCGTGATCCGCAGCAGGGCCGGCGCGTATGGCGGGTCAAGAAGCCGACCGAGCGACGCGCACGCGGCGCGCGGTTGACGAGCGGCGACGCGGCGCCAGATAGCTCGCAGAGGCGCCCAGTTCGCAGGGCCAGTGCGCAGGGTATGGACCGGGGAGCGGTGGCGGTTGAATGGTGGCGGCAGCAGGCACAAGTCCAAGCGGCGAAGCCGATGAGCCGGCGAGCGCGACCGTAAACGTGTCGCGTGCGATAGCAGCAGCGTTCGCGTCCGGCGTGGCCGCATTCATCGCGACCGTCGCGACGGCAGTCGCGGTCACGGGATGCTCCTCCTCCCGCCCGGCAAGCTACCCGCCGGTCGCGTACAGCAGCTCGCGTCCGGTCCAGCACGTCGTGCGTCCCGGCGAGACCGTGTATCACATCGCGCACGCGTACCACGTGAGCGTGCAAAGCCTGCTCGAGGCCAACCATCTGAGCGACTCGCGCGACCTCCGGGTTGGACAAAGCCTGTTGATTCCCGGTGCGTACTCTTACGCCTCGCTCGGCGGCGCCCAAAGCGGCTTGAGTGAGATATGGAACGTGCCGCGCGCCTCGCGCCAGTTCGCGTGG includes the following:
- a CDS encoding LLM class flavin-dependent oxidoreductase encodes the protein MHIMYFTERPYLDVPEDEVLKIQSFFGVPNRFFDPAKGAKLLNEYLDDKVIAEELGFDGVMLNEHHGTPFCMGAVMDMEASILARITKKVRIVLLGNPLPVVANPLRLAEELAMIDMISGGRLVTGWVRGAGSEQLANNANPAYNREYFNEAHDLVIAAWTRPGPFRWEGKHFHYRFVNPWVLPIQKPRPPIWIPGLVSPETLLWCAKHRYPYLALATYLEPTVEMWNLYTQAAAKEGYQAGTENFGYLQKVFLAETEEKAQELGKMDLYGGGLTHFARGEWMFPPGYNSKEATRRMARQFSDPNNPNGPALFQSLEGEVDVEGLRKAIYAGYESAQKNNQIIVGTPKTVIPKLKHILDVLRPGIFAFWQNDGPIPTEARRTSMRLIAEEVIPPLREHARMLGLKDPFERSPGSVPLGASGKPEPVAHAEALAATA
- a CDS encoding LLM class flavin-dependent oxidoreductase, whose protein sequence is MHIMWFTERAYHYVPEDEVLKLRSFFGVPNRFFDPQKGAQLLNQYLDEKIYSDELGTFDGVMLNEHHGTPFCMGAVMDVEAAVLARCTKKVRIVLLGNPLPVAANPVRLAEELAMIDMISGGRLVPGWVRGAGSEQLANNANPAYNREYFNEAHDLVIAAWTRPGPFRWEGKHFHFRFVNPWVLPMQKPHPPIWIPGLISPETVRWCAEHRYPYVALATMLEPTLEMWRMYTDRAAEMGYQAGTENFGYLQPIFVHETEEKADEMGRHFLFGGGFSHFARPEWMFPPGYNSRAATRRLSTLYANPNTPGLSFVSQDHTEDLTALRQTIHEAYDGSKDSLQIIVGTPRTVIPKLRKVLSVLRPGIFSFWLDGPAPASDRMTCLRLLGTEVIPQMREIGKELGLFGPFERTPGARPLGPTGKPEYIGSMEALGA
- a CDS encoding alpha/beta hydrolase codes for the protein MADKEWTEEKVRVGNTELVIVKGGKGKPLLLLHGELGWPGWTPWNSALAQERTLLAPIHPGFGKTAMADWITSIRDLAGFYQRYVREQKLGPVDVLGHSLGGWIAAEMAAANSAQFSKMILVAPTGVRPPQGEIMDLFTVTARAYLTRGAHDPQKPDFTKLFGGEQTPEQYEAWEEARAETARLAWAPYMFNPSLPHLLEGIDGLPTLLLWGKQDQVVPLSAAEVYQRSIKGAKVVTIDNCGHYPGAEQPAEFLKQVRAFLG
- a CDS encoding protein-L-isoaspartate(D-aspartate) O-methyltransferase, giving the protein MNDLAQARERMVVEQLERRGICDPRVLAAMRMVERDRFIPTQYAAQAYDDEPLPIGAEQTISQPYMVALMCEVARLGGGERVLEVGTGSGYGAAVLARLAAEVYSIESLPALYELAHARLEALGFANVHLCCRDGSEGWPEQAPFDAIVVTAAMPGIARPLLEQLKPDGRLIAPIGEADLQTLVHISRRGQSWSEEYFGECRFVKMTGRYGFGMP
- a CDS encoding LysM peptidoglycan-binding domain-containing M23 family metallopeptidase — encoded protein: MVAAAGTSPSGEADEPASATVNVSRAIAAAFASGVAAFIATVATAVAVTGCSSSRPASYPPVAYSSSRPVQHVVRPGETVYHIAHAYHVSVQSLLEANHLSDSRDLRVGQSLLIPGAYSYASLGGAQSGLSEIWNVPRASRQFAWPLWSGELTSGFGMRHGTMHDGVDIAAPVGTPVHAADSGVVAFVGKLNGYGNTVIIRHSDNYVTVYGHNSRVLVSEGTEVARGQNIAEVGTSGRTTGPNLHFEVRYDNRAYNPLSYLAPPGPSPGVSFARNGPS